A genomic stretch from Chloroflexota bacterium includes:
- a CDS encoding glycosyltransferase family 2 protein has product MPKLTVIILTLNEEVNLPLCLQSIRGLTADVFVLDSGSTDRTVEIAKAAGAVVAAHPFENYGAQRNWAQQHMPKSTEWVLHLDADERLTPELVTEINSLMTDPPPQVNGFLLRKRTYFMGKWMRHGGHYPSYHLRLLRPAHGRCENRLYDQHFVVDGAVKRLHHDYIDVVASDLTTWTLRHVRWAGMEAQELEQERSGKDQVQPKMLGNPVQRRRWLRVSLYGNAPLFLRAWLYWFYRYFVRLGFLDGREGLIFHFLQGCWFRFQVDSRIYEERARLKTRRAK; this is encoded by the coding sequence TTGCCAAAACTTACCGTCATCATTCTTACCCTGAACGAAGAGGTCAACCTTCCCCTGTGCTTGCAGAGTATCCGCGGCCTCACGGCGGATGTTTTCGTTCTGGACTCCGGTAGCACCGACCGCACTGTTGAAATAGCTAAGGCTGCTGGCGCTGTAGTTGCCGCCCACCCCTTTGAGAACTATGGAGCCCAGCGCAACTGGGCCCAGCAGCATATGCCCAAGTCCACCGAATGGGTCCTCCACCTGGATGCCGATGAGCGCCTTACCCCCGAGCTCGTCACCGAAATCAACTCCCTCATGACCGATCCACCGCCCCAGGTGAACGGCTTTCTCTTGCGGAAGCGCACCTACTTCATGGGCAAGTGGATGCGTCACGGCGGCCACTATCCCTCATACCATCTTCGCCTCCTCCGGCCTGCGCACGGTCGCTGCGAAAATCGCCTCTATGATCAGCACTTTGTCGTGGACGGTGCCGTGAAGCGCCTTCATCACGATTACATAGATGTTGTCGCCTCGGATCTGACAACGTGGACCTTGCGCCATGTCCGATGGGCAGGCATGGAGGCACAGGAGCTCGAACAAGAACGCTCAGGGAAAGACCAGGTCCAGCCGAAGATGCTCGGCAATCCCGTCCAGCGCCGGCGGTGGCTCAGGGTCTCTCTCTACGGAAACGCTCCCCTCTTCCTCCGAGCGTGGCTCTACTGGTTCTATCGCTACTTCGTGCGGCTGGGCTTCTTGGATGGCCGGGAGGGGCTCATCTTCCACTTCCTCCAAGGCTGCTGGTTCCGATTCCAAGTGGACTCCAGGATCTACGAGGAGCGGGCAAGATTGAAGACCCGCCGCGCTAAATAG
- a CDS encoding glycosyltransferase, with translation MKISIVTPVYNDVRVARALDSVLGQRLQGELETIVIDGASKDGTLKILENYRSRLSVLLSEDDRGIYDAMNKGVQRATGEIVGILNADDRYADENVLQDVLKAFEDPSVQAVYGDLVYVDANDSVVRYWRSVPYRRWRFYLGWMAPHPTFFVRRSLYQQHGLFDLKLGVSADYEIILRFLMKHRAKPAYVPRVLVRMATGGNSNKSLRNILRGNKEVLMSWRKNRLPMGYFVPVIKPFSKLVQFVSRPIG, from the coding sequence ATGAAAATCTCTATCGTTACCCCCGTCTACAATGACGTGCGTGTCGCAAGAGCTTTAGACTCTGTTCTGGGCCAGCGCCTCCAGGGGGAACTCGAGACCATTGTGATTGATGGAGCCTCCAAGGATGGGACTCTCAAAATCCTTGAAAACTACCGCTCACGGCTAAGCGTCTTGCTCAGCGAAGACGACCGCGGCATCTACGACGCCATGAACAAGGGCGTTCAGCGCGCTACCGGAGAGATAGTCGGCATCCTTAACGCCGACGACCGCTATGCAGACGAAAACGTCCTTCAAGATGTCCTGAAAGCCTTTGAGGACCCTTCAGTGCAGGCCGTCTACGGCGACCTCGTGTATGTGGACGCGAATGACTCCGTCGTCCGCTACTGGAGGAGCGTCCCCTACCGCCGCTGGCGCTTCTATCTAGGTTGGATGGCTCCCCATCCCACCTTCTTCGTCCGCCGGTCCCTCTATCAGCAACATGGCCTCTTCGACCTGAAACTCGGCGTCTCAGCCGATTATGAAATCATCCTGCGGTTCTTGATGAAGCACCGGGCGAAGCCCGCTTACGTGCCTCGGGTCCTCGTCCGAATGGCGACAGGTGGGAACAGCAACAAATCCCTTCGCAACATCCTGCGCGGCAACAAAGAGGTGCTCATGTCTTGGCGGAAAAATCGCCTTCCCATGGGCTACTTCGTCCCGGTCATTAAGCCTTTCAGCAAGCTCGTGCAGTTCGTTAGCCGCCCCATCGGATAA